In Rhodamnia argentea isolate NSW1041297 chromosome 4, ASM2092103v1, whole genome shotgun sequence, the following proteins share a genomic window:
- the LOC125314902 gene encoding pathogenesis-related protein PR-1-like has protein sequence MSSHRGIVLTLTLLLLVSTCHALPRKPAGPSLADQFLAPHNVARAAVRMPPLVWDPSLVGYARQWAFQRRRDCALRHSNGPYGENIFWGSGTGWSPGQAVAAWASERRWYDYKSNGCSRGQMCGHYTQIVWRSTKRVGCTVEVCSSGGGTFMVCEYDPPGNYIGERPY, from the coding sequence ATGAGCTCCCATCGGGGGATTGTCCTGACCCTAACGCTCCTCCTCCTGGTCTCAACATGCCATGCCCTCCCTAGAAAGCCTGCCGGACCGAGCCTAGCCGACCAGTTCCTTGCCCCCCACAACGTGGCCCGTGCCGCCGTCAGGATGCCACCGCTCGTGTGGGACCCAAGCCTCGTGGGCTATGCACGCCAGTGGGCCTTCCAGAGGCGGCGAGATTGCGCCTTGAGGCACTCGAACGGGCCCTATGGGGAAAACATATTCTGGGGGAGCGGCACGGGGTGGAGCCCAGGGCAGGCGGTGGCGGCGTGGGCCTCGGAGCGGCGATGGTACGACTACAAGAGCAACGGGTGTTCACGGGGCCAGATGTGCGGGCACTACACGCAGATAGTGTGGAGGAGCACGAAGAGGGTCGGGTGCACTGTGGAGGTGTGCTCCAGCGGTGGCGGCACGTTCATGGTTTGTGAGTATGATCCGCCTGGGAATTACATCGGAGAGAGGCCTTATTGA